DNA sequence from the Melospiza georgiana isolate bMelGeo1 chromosome 7, bMelGeo1.pri, whole genome shotgun sequence genome:
CAGGAGTGGAAAAAAACACCCAAGCCTGGTTCTCTCTTCTACCTCAGACCAGGAACATACAAGCCTCAGAACCACAATGAACGCACAAGCAAAACTCTAAGTGGCTTATTATAATAGTTTCTATAAATGCTTTGTAATTAAAGTTTTATCATACATATATATTGCTGATCAGAGTATTTAGTTAAGATATTTATTCAAGTTAAAATTTGTTGCCAGGTTACTTTAATAAACAAAATTCTTTTACTTATGTGCCCCTGTGGCTTTTATGGCAACTTAAAATATGCTGAAGACTATAATTGACACAGGCATCTCATCAGAGCTGTCTCACAGGGCAGGCACTGCACAGCCAGTGGATTAACACAATTTAGACAGAACTGCCAGATTAGCTCAAGTTAGTCCTGCCTTTGCAGGTCAGATATTCTTCTTGCTCACCCAAATACAGCCCAGTTACCAGCACTCACTCCCACAGCAGTCATGCAAGCTCCCAGCAAAGCAATGTTTGGAAGGATGGAGATGAGTACTTACCACTGGGCAAAGCCTTTTATTAAATCCTCCCGGGACAAGTCAATGCGCacctttaaaaagcaaattttatttgtttgtagGTTATTCAGCATATAAATTGATTAGCTAAGCTACCACTCCTCCCAAGTCAGACCTACTTTCCAGCTCAGGCTTGAGGAAAAATGAAGCTTCCCACATTCCCAGGATAGTGTAGGCATGAACCAGCTCCATTTCCTATAGCACTACTTGGAAATTTATCTGTCACTGAAGAAGCAATTGCAGTTTACTTCTCACAGAATCAAAGCTGTTCACAGAAAGTCAAAGCAGTGTTGGCAAATTGTGGGGTTTAACCCCAATGCCTTTCTCAGCTCTGTGTTTGCACTTTTGGAGCCATTCCCCAcacaggcagccccagggcccaggAACCAGGGCTTACTTCAAGAGCTTCCTTCTGAAATGAGACCACACAGCTCCCACATGGATACAGCCTCATTTGAGATGAAAAtctggcagaaaaaaattgtttccagATTTCCAGTCCTATCATTGAGAATCAGCTACTGGAGCCACATTTGAGGATTTCAGGAATAGCCCAGATTGTTCATCTCTGTTATATCTGTAGTGACATTCTTTAAACTTActttccccagctccttcctctcctgTGAAATGAATGGCCTGCTGTTTTTCACTGCAATGTCCAGTGTCCTTTTCTTGACATTTTCCAAAGATTCAAAAAATTCAAACCttgaaataaagtttaaaaagaagagacTTAAGGCAAAAACTAAAACCCTGTGAGCACCAGTGGGCAGAATGTAGTGACAGAGTACAGCATCAATGGCTAGGACTTTAACAGTGAAGGAACACACAGAAAAGGCAATTCTAGAGTGAGGGTTTATTCACATTGCAGGGAACTTTTTCCAGGCTTCATGAAAGATAACACTGTTCAGACTGTCCACCGTGccagggggaaggaggaaaacatGCATCCATGATGAAATGCCATTTAACATTATTTTCCCCCCTCCATGGAAGATCAGCATGTTTTCCATGCAATGTTCATTACTCAAGAGGAAATAGTCATGAGCCAACCCCCAAGTTCATAGAGCAGCCTTGCACCACACCAAGAACAGACAAAGGCTGAAACCTGTGGCAATTAAATTCTTAATGGCTCTGACTCAAGCCTCTGGCACACATGGCTAATGTCAAGTGAGTTTTGTCCATGTTAAATCACTCCAGTTCTGCCCACCTGAATAGCTTTTCCTCAAGTCAGAGCTGTGAAACAGGTAAGGTGTTTTGGAGCTAAGCATTATCTTTAATTGAGGATGTACAGGATACGTCAGTACTGAAGATGGGGAAAAGGAGATGctcttcccagctgctgggatggcACTACATCAGTGCAGTTACTTCCAAACAAACATAAGCAGAATTCTCAGCTTTGGTGTTTTGAGTGTTAAGATGCaatgttttaaaatcttttctccATCTCTGACTTACACAGAAAGGACATAACACAGGAAAAATATAAGCCACCCAGGATCAACCAATATTCATATATATCCATGTGCACCTTCCTCTAATTATGGGATTAAAACCACCTCTCAAAAGAGCTCTACTTCTAAGTGTTACTGTGTTTGGGTTTATGCAAAACACATTCCATTTcaggggcacagctgtgacACTGCCAGCAAAGAGGTGGGAGCATTTTACCCTGCTCCCACCAGGCCTTGATGACAACATCCACCTGTGTGCCCAAAGGGTGCTCCAGCCTCAGAAGGCTCTGTACTTCTGCCTGGACCTTTGGAAAGATGTCAGAATAAGCATCAGGCAAAGCAGTGTGGAGAGAGCAGTGGGCTCTGGGAGGTTCCTGAATGGGCAGGTTGCCTCTGCCATGACAGGGAGTTAAATCAGCAGGAGAATGTCAGTGTGCAAAGAAGCAAATGCAGCATGGGGGCAGAGAAGGGACAGGGAAGAAGGTGTACCCATCTTCTGGGGGATTTGCAAGGCCACAGGCAGAGCAAGGCCAGCCCCAAGGACTTGTAAGTGACAGTCCAAGTGCcatttgtttcagaaagctggaaaCATTCACAAGAGAGTCCCTAGGAGCTACACCAGCCCTGTCGTTTCACAGAGAACATAACCATTCCAACCATAATAACAATTTACATTTTCTTACTTCTCATCGTATTGGGGGTTCAGAGTTTTTTTCTTAACAGAAGTCTTCTTCCTGCTTGTCCATCTTCTGTCTGGCAGCAGGTATATACGGACATACGGATCCACTCCACGATTGGAAGAGGGTACCAAGTTtctgttaaaagaaaatcagacaATCAAGGCAGGTCCTCTCACTGTGGGTTTTAATACCTTGGCTCTCTTGGCATCAGACCAACCCTTCAGAGGCCAAAAACATTCATCCCAGGAGTTGGAACATAAGCAAAGAAAACTTGATGGTTGTTTAGTTAAAATGTTTACTCCTGAGGGTGTGGCCACTTACTGGGGTTCCTAAATTAACAATTACATATTCAGTCATAGGTATCAATCCTTGCCTATCCCAATATCCCAAGACACACACCAGTTGTCAGTGCTGTCCAGAGGAAATTTTGGGTGGATGACAGTGGAAGCATCTCTACAGCAGCGAGCACAACTCGCTGGGTTCTCTCCctgacctgctgctggcactgaccagagctgggcacagaggctgcacagctggaagcCAGCCAGCACTAAGGCATCTCCTGCTGCACgtggctctgctccagctttgCTGGATGactggcagagctcagagagcTCTTCCCTGTGTGAGCCATCACAGGCATTACCTGCAGCCATTGACCAGCACGACGAGGCTCTGCCGGATGGAGGCGTAGCGCACGGTCAGCTGGATCTCCCCCAGAGGCATCTCAGTCCCACTGCAAGACATTGCACAGGCAAGGCTTTTAATACAGCCACTGAGCAGCCCACAGCAGACTAAAACCAGCTTTCAGGGCACCATCCTTCTTCCTGGCACCCTAAGTTTGCTGTCAGAAgtcccatccctgccttctCTGCAGGTACACAATTTCAGTCCCGCAACACAAACTGCCAAAAACGCCCCTATGTGGCCACTGTAGATGGAGCAGCAAAGTACAGGCTAGTGTGTCACACACTCCCTCAGAAATGTCTGTATATGCAAAATGGGACCTTTTTCATATTCTATTCTGCATGTTATTAAAATGGCTCAAAATCCAAAACATTGTTTAAAATAGTTTATAAATTAATCCCTGTTCAGAGCTAGAAAATTCACCAGTCACCAAATTGCAGCTGAAGTTGAGTTTTATGTTCAGGTTTATAACTACCCTGATGCTCTCTTAAATGAGGTGGATCTTTGTAACTTCTGTTGATTAAGGATTCCACAAGCACCATTCTGTGCCTCAGGAGGAACAAATCCTTCTCTCCATCCTTCCTGACAGAGCAGCCTCACACTGAGCACTGTGAGAAGGCCACACACAAACACGCCTAAAAACTTTGTTCACTGCATTATCAGTCTTAAAATGTGTTGGATAAACACATTCAGAGCTTTAAGCAGCCAGAGGTGCCTATCAGGAGTTTAAGTTATTACAGAAGTGGGATGTTCAGACTTCGAAATCCTGTTGCTAAATGAATGTTGGGAAGCTCTTCAACAATATAAAACCAACAGATGCAGCACTCTTAGGAGAGCCATAGAGTGAATACTTTCCCTTTGTATCTGCTCTGACAGTGCCCTGTAATTTAGTTTGCTGTTGACTGGAATACCTAGGTAAATTCTTTGTAAGGTGACTTGAGACCCAACACCCCAAAAGATTTAGTAGCCTTGAATTCACCTCTATGCAACAGTAACACCTAAACTTTCCCAAGAGAAGAACAACTCAGCTGGAAGAACACCTACTTATGAATGTCCAGGTTGCTGCTACTTAATTCAAAGCAGGAAGAAGGCAGGGACCCCAGTGAAGTGACACTGGGTGCCACCCTCATTTCCTGCAGGATGGGCAGTGTGGGCATGGCCACTGCTCCGCTGGGCAATGCTGATGGTGGGCCATGCTCTGGGTTTTGCTTGCCCTCTGCTTCATCAAGGCCAGACACAATTTCAATTTCACTTGGTACAGGGGCTCCTGAACTGTCTTTAGCGTTCAGGTCTTCTCCACCACTGTCCTTTTTTGGCAGAGATTCAAGTGCTGCAGAGTCTTTGCTCATGGGAGGTACTTTTGAGACTTGTGGAGAGGAAAACTTCTGCTGGTTTCCAGCCTTCTCCATGACATGCACAGGACCCAGCTTCGAGGCATTGACACCAGCCTTGACTCTTTGTGGATCAGGTTCTTCAACATCCAGTGCCTAAAAATCACAAGGGAAGACAGTGAGTTCTGCTCCCACAGCACTGGGGTGAATGCCAGCATTACCACCCAGAAGGAAATTTCACCACAAAGCTGTAACAGCAGAACTCTGCCATTAGAGATGAAAGGGGCCCCTGGGATTCACTGTGGTGTTCTCTCCTCTTATCCTACCGTGTTTGTACTGAGCAGTGCATAAACACTGATCCAGAGCACAGTGAGGAAACAACTCCTAAGCATCAGTGCTGATTTCCCCAGCTTAGATTTTCTCAGTCCAGCTCTTTATTGTTGTGAGAAAATTTTCAGCCATGGCACTGCACTAAATTTTATGAAGCCCCAGGGATACCTCTCAACTCCACCATACACTTCTAATTTCACTTAAATACCTTATCACACTTCTGCTTTCTACTCAACTGTGAAGCAAAGCTGCCTTTCTTCATGCCCACCTTTCATCTCTTTTGCCTGGTTACAAATGAATAGGAAACTGAGTGAATATGGGAAAGAACAACTCACTCGCAGTACAAGTTTCATCTTAATGAAGCTGTCTGAACTGGAATGGTCCAGCTGGAATCTCTGATCCAGAGTCATGCCTGGGTCCTTAAGTAAGTGGGAGAGACACACCACTGAAGTTCCCAGGGCACTATCCCGCTCCTTGTCTTTTATCTGGGgatagaagaaaacaaaagtttttATTAGCTGGCAAACTGGGaatgcaaaagcaaagcaagaagGTATTTCAGACAGAAACCAAAATTAGCTTATTTGCTTCAGTATGGTTACATCCAAATGGGTGATGCCAGGAGTGTAACAACTTAGTGCATTTGTAGtaaaaatcccatttctaaCTATGCAGAGAAAGAAGTGCTTTAACAGAAAACACATGCCCTGAGATTCACTTGATTTTCCTTGCTCGCTTTGGGGACAATGTTCTAAGCAACTGAGATGGCAACTAGTCTAAATCTTTGCATGTATTTTAGGTAACAGTTTGTTTAGCCTGTTTAACCTCAATACACCTTCCAAGTTCAATTCCTTTCTGTATCCAAGTGACCAGCCCCAGAACTGGCTGTGGCTGCAATGCTGCTAATGAGAGACAGGGCTGCCTAACAAGTCAGAACACAGAGGTGAAGAGGTAGGGCTCTGGCTGAGAATCATGAAGGCTGCAATTTCTGACAGCAAAATATTGATGTCTTTACTACACACAGACCTGTATGAAATGTCTTTTGCACTTTGCAGCCAGAAACATCCCACATTTTGAACTAAGACACTGCACATTACATGATGCTAGAACAAAGGTAGATAGCACCACCACCTAATACAGAATTGTCTGTGCAACATGTGCTTCTTCCACCCTTTAGTAGGAGGAACCCAGTATATGACAATCCCACACAGAAACAAGCACTGGGCTCCATAGAAGAAGTTTCTTCCTACAGATGTGCAGCTGGTCTTCAAAGGAAAGGCTTTTCTCTCACCTCAATGTGGAGTGACTGGGAATGAGCACTGTGGACAAAGAAGGTGAAAGCCTGGCCCCACGTGGGATCTTTGCTGAAATTGCAGGTCTGCAACAAGAACAAGCATTAGCTTAGTCTCTGAGAAGCAAAGAATCCATGACACTGATCACCAGAGAGGGCCATGGTGGCCCTCAGTGACGCTACACCCCAGCTGTACAGAGAGAGTGGAAATTCCAGGTCAGAAGCATATGGAAGTGAAGTCTCTGGCAAAACCAGAACAAGTTCTTTGGGGTGTGGAAATGCCAAAGAACAAGTCTGGTGAGCTGCAGCTGGccccaccagcactgcctggaCCAGCAGCCTGCCTCACCTGCAGCAAGGCaccgctccctccctcccacccacCCACCTTCCCTCCCAGGGAGAGCCAGAGCACTGcttccagcctgcagcactcTGAGCCAGCTCCCAAAGCTGCAGTGAGCTGCAGGCAAGGGCAGGAAAGCTGGAGGGGCAGTTTCAGGGGTGTAGAACTCGTGGGAAGAGTAGGAGGGCACAGCTTCAGCACCATCCACTTCAAAGAGGAAAGAGCATGGAAAGCAAgtggaaaggagcagggaaagcctGGAAGCCTGACCTAGCTTAGGAGAGGCAGCTGATGTGGTAGGGAAAGGGAAAGCCACAAAAGGTAAAAATGCAAGTAGAACCCAATTTCTGGGTGGAGCAGGTGgaaggaataaaggaaaagagGTGCCAGTCCTGTATGCTTGTTGTAGCCAACAGGATTCATTCTTATTTGCTGGAAGTCCAAAAGAACAAAGAGCTCATCCACatccagctgcaggacagggaaCACAGCAGCTActgggagggcagagctcagctgttGCTCATACTCATGatgcaaaagtaatttttaaataatgaaaaaggaaCTGGAAGTGAAGTGGAGGAGATGCAGATCCGTCTCATCCaggtttaaaaacaaaacacaaaacaaaacagtaaaaCTGTGATACACAGGAGCCAGGAAAGACTCTGAGGAAGGAATAAAAGCCAGCTTGATGCAAATGACACCCTGCTCTGAGAAACCATGAGCTGGATTGGAGACTTATAGATCTAGAGTGTCTGGGCCAAGATGAACTCTTGGGCACAGGCATGGAACTACACATGTGTACAGCAGCTGGTCAGACACCCTCCACCACCACAATTCAATAGCACAGTGGCTCCactcccaggctctgcagccatCACTAATAGTACAGCTCTTCACATCAGCTTCACAAGAAGTCCTTTCCTTCCTAGGGGATACTTGGGGACAGACATCCATAAGATGGAAAGCATCTAATGAAAGCAGAAGAATTAAACAACCTCACCTTACTCTTCTGAGTCTTGTTCCCAACTGTGAGCAGGACAAAGGAGGAAGGTTCTCGTTCCATCTTCTGTCATTTAAtacaaggaagaaagaaggcAGAAAGAAACATTAAGAAATTTATAGTTTTCAGGAAGCAATATCAGACCACTATTATTACTTGAAGTAAGTTGCTGGAAAGCTGGCAGTATTTTCTGGGTGTGGGACCCCTGAGGAGTGCAGTGCACAGGAAAGCCTCCAGCAACACAGCAGTCTTACTCTCCACCATCAAGAGTACACATTTAAGCCAAAGCTTTATGTATTTAGGTTTCAACAGGTGAGCAGTTAAAAATTTTTCAGAAGCTGGGAGGAAACAGAGAGGAGAGCTGAAGGCTCAGTGGGGAATCTTGGTCTTTCCTGACTGAATCAGGACTCTCAGAATTGGTTTCCTAGGCTCAGGACTTGCTCCAAAGCAGCTGGAAGTGAGTCCTTGGCATCAAATAACAATTCCTGTCTGGAAGCAACAATACTGAACCTCTTGCACCTCTTTGCACTAATGCTAGAGAAGTTAAGGCTGAGAATCTGGTCTTGGCACAACACCACCTACAAACTGCACACAGTGAGGTCCAGAATCAAGGATTATTGACTGTGATGTGTACATTCTTCCCTATACCTGCCATTTACATCACAGTAGCAAAATGCTGTATTTGTGGGGAGAAGTAAACAGAAGCTATTAGACAGAAGGTATGAACGACAGAGAGGCCTCTGAATCCCTCTAAAGCCAAGGGGGGAGGAATCTGGTGGTCAGGTCTCCACTGACAGGAAAGTTCCCACAAATGAGCATATTCCTCCCTGCTCAATGTCAAGCTGGAACAGCTCAGCAAGggaagaaagagcagcagcagcagcaaggataTTGTGACTTAGTCTGATGTCTGGAGGCTCTCTTTTGTGTAAGAAAGACAGACAACCACGCACACAATCAAACATTTCCATGTTGCACTCCCACTTTGGCCTCCTAGACTTTCACTGGGGTGGGCTTTCAATCACTATTTTGAACCCCTGCTCATCACTTAAATTCTGATAGAGGagagattatttctttttaaccaCCGCTAGTTTTGGTTCCTATGATACCACATAATTCAGAACCTTGTTTTGCAAAGTGAGAGAAGAATATAAATTTTACCTTGAGGTACTTGTTATTTTTGATCTTCTTTGTTCCACATTCACCATTCGAATACTCAAAGTGGTTTTTCTGAATTGGTGAAAGAGtatttaaaacaattaatttgTTGTTTTATAAGAAAAGGAGGTTAGGAGTGAAGGCTGCTGCATGGGTTTGTACTTACAGGGAGGTTAAAGGCACTGTCCAAGTAGACAATCAGAATTGCTGTAGACAGACCCTTCTTATCCTGTAAAGGCAGGGAAAgataaaacaaatcaaaacacaaaGTAGTCATGGATCACCCACCAAGGACAATGCAACACATAGCAAAATTCCAAGGGCAGCTTCTGAAGGCTAAGCAGCTCTCTGCCTTTCTCTAAAACTTGCAGTTTAGAGGAGCTCAAGTCAACACAGCACGACAGTTCAAAGCAGACCAGTAAGAAGATGTGTAACTCTTTTCAATTCCCTGCCTCTAATGTTTGTCAATCTCTCAGTGGAGAACTGGTTGGGTTCCCCAGTGCAGCAAGACACCTAAAAACATGTTCAACCACATACATCAACATGAATCCAGGGTCAGCAGAACAAAGCCTGGGAACAATTTTATTCACTTCAGTGGAATTCAAACGGTTTTGTTTGGTTATGAAGAAACAGCCTCTTTGGGAGATGTGCTTTAACCAAGCAATTGTGCTGGACAAACTACACACCATTTGGAAATACAGCCCTACCAAGCACCAGTGCTGGGTATTTGCCTATGACTAGTACAGATTATTTCAGGGGTCCAGGGTCCTACACATATCCCAGatgaagagggaggaaaaaaattgtgaaagAAAAGAACCCCTGAGAAGCCACTTTGCAGTGAGTCAAACAAAGGTTTGCTAATTCAAGCAAAAAGAGCTGCCAGATTTGAGTTACTCCTGAATTACCAAGAGACCTGGGGCAAGCAAATGCCCttcctctgcaggagcagcagggagggaatcACATCAAAACTTTGCCAGACAAAAATAAACTCCTGTGATTCTGCCTGGGGTTTCTAGTTTTACACACTCCTTTGTTGATGACTGGGCAGGGATCAGAGCACCTGAATCCTTTAAGCAAATACACTCACCTCATGCAGCTTTTCTTGGTCGTTTACCAGTGAAAGCCACTCCAGTTTTAAATGCAAGTGTCCGCTTGTCGTCTTACTCAAGGGAAACCACTACATGGAGATAACAAAGAGCAGCTTGAGACTGAGAGGCAGAGTAGCCTTTATGCATGTGGTGCAGACTCTGAGACTTGCACACAATAGACAATGTGAATTTTACTCTGAGAACCTTAGCTTGTATTTTTGACACTTAGATTGTAGTACGTTCACCTACTTAGGTACaaggcagaagaaaattaaaataagatgCCCATGAGCAGGCAAAGCATGTGGACATTTccaaccagcagcagcacaagacAGACACCCTGGCATTGTTAGTATAGTGCTGGGTTGCAGGATGAACCACAGCAATGTCAGATCATTTCTTCCCTCAGCAAACAGGCTGCTTCACCAAACTTTATCTGCAGCTTTGTACAAAACATTTGGTACACACAAGACTCAAGGTATCAACAAGATACCCCACTGCTGGCTCAACAAAACCTCAGGGCTCTCTGGAGTTACCAGCCTGGTTATAAAAATTATTGTAGTGGCTACTCTGGTattatttttttgtgaaaatactACATTGCAAGTGTGCAAGGAAGTTTAAAGTACAAAGAAACACCGTAGCAGCAGAAGAGCAGCACAAATAAGTGCATGTAGCTGCACCACCAGCCACATTTAGAAATAAGCTGAGATCTTTACCTCATCAACAGTTCTGTCATTCATTACATCCACTAGGCTtatcagcaagctgaaaggcaaaaagcaaacatttcaaTGTACATTGAGGCATACagcaaaaaccaccaaaaaagcCCACTGTCAAGTCTATTCCAAATAACAACTTCTCCACATTACCTGAGTACATGCAGGAACACACTTACACTCCTGAGGTCTCCCCcttgaaatatttccaaaactaaaataaatttgaagTAAATCTCAAGTAACTATTACTTCTAATGGCTTCCCAGGATTCTCTGCAGGATGCAACCTTGTCCAACATTAGTTGCACTAGGAACTAATTATGTGGTATTAATATCTGGGCAAAGGGAATCTCTTCCAACAGTATGAAATTTTCAGCATGAGTAATTCAGATGTCCCACAGCAGAGGCTACTGGACCCTGATCAAAGGTCTTGCTAATTTACCTGCCCATAAAGTCATCTTTATCTGGATCTTCATCATACAAATCCACTTCTAAGTCCTGACCAGGCACTTCATGAACAACAAACTGGAGGAGAAAGAGGTATTGATTACAAATAAAAAGCATTCACATACACATATTGAGGCTCAGGCTGTGGACAAGAACAGGACACTTGACAACAGTCTAACACATTAAGGACATTCCCTGTTCTTTCTTACGGTTAAATGCATAACAAATACAATTGATTATAGGTGAAAATACTTCAcattgtttgcttgtttttgacCTACAAGTTAAACTCCTCAAACTGGTATCCCTAATAAGCAGAGAGGAATTAATGCTAGAGCAGCCTGCAACTGCACAGGCTGATGCACTGATTGGTATTTAAAGCAGTGTTTTGCACCTCCTCCAAAAACCCACACATGTAAATCAGATCAACCTGAAGGACATTTCAAGTTTACAATGTAAATTTGAACTTGGTTAAGGGACACAAACGCCTCAACCAAGAAACAAGGAAGTCCACCTGCTCTGTGCAGTCAGCTAAGAGAAGGTCCTGCAAGCACAGGGATGTAAATGGCTGTGTATCCTCCAGATGGAAAGATCAAAAGGCTCAGTACCTCAAATGTCTCATTCCAAATGGGATTAAGATCCCTGGAGACTGTCTTGCTTCGATACTGCACAGTGCCAACGCGAAGGAGAGCGTACGGATCAGACTTCCCCCTGATGGCACCAAGGAAATTGTCTTTCTGGACAAGGTTTTCAGCTTCTAACAGATGAACCCTTATTACTCCCTGCATAAAATAAGATACAGAATTGGTCATGAAAATGCAATCTTTGGATAATTATAATATACTGCCTCCTAAAACTGTTTATTTCAGGCAGCAAGGGTAGTCACCATGACAGTTCTGCAAAGACATTTAGTTTGATGCAGTGCATTTCCAATGACAGCTGTAATAAAGCATTTCTTCCACCATTTGcctagaggggaaaaaagcccccTTAAAGAGATGCAAAATTCAATCTAGATAACTGtataggaaatatttatttttaaatcagaaatatACATATGCACACAGCATTACAGCCACAGTCAAATCAAGTGTAAAGATCAACTCCCACTGACTGAAGGAGGAACTAAGCACTCACTGGCAGGTTCTTATTTTATTGCACAGGAGCCATTCCACTTCAAATTAGTGATGCAAGTTTGCAACAGTGAACATGCCTTAGTCACTCATTTACATTTGTCCTCATTAGTATTAGGTATTTAATGGATGAAGGAGATTGAAGACCTGGATATGTTGAGAATttaggaaattttttttgtaacaaTATGTGATCCTCCAAGTTCCCTATTTTACAATTCTTCACAGCATTAGTAAAAATATCAAATAGCATGACACTGCTTAtgtatttttcctctcatttgCATGTACCACAGATCTGCAGTTACAGAGTAAAGGTTTAATTGGGAAATGAGCTCAGAGTACAAACAGACTCCTTATGACTTGTAGAGAAGGTAGGAACTCCCAGTGCCCATGTCTCTCCCTCCCAAATTATTATCCAACACTGCttttatatttctgaaatattacTTATTGAAAGCCCACAGCTCAGGCTGAAAGAGCTGATGCAGCATCCAAAGACACTAAGCTTGGATGCATCACTCAGGTAGATAAACACTATGTCACTGAAAAAACAACTCACCTGGGGGACAGGGAACCTCAAGTGGGCAATGTTCATGTTCTTTTTCAGAGGCACTGTGACTCTGTTGGGCAGAACCAGCCGTGCAGCAATGAAGTCTTGAATTAATGAGTCTGACATTACACTGCAGGTGGGGGAAAAAGGCAACCATCAGTCACAACTCAGGAGGGAAAGTGAGGGACAGCAGAAAGAATGAGCATTGCAAATTGACTGGTGTGGCCTAGCTCCCCCCAAAGTATTGCCAAGAATTAGAACAGGACAACCAGGGAAATGGTTGGGTCACCACCTCTGGAAGCATTTAAAAGACTGTAAAAGTGCTTAGGCACATAGTTCAGTGATGGGCTTGGCAGTATtaggttaatggttggacttggtgatctaTAAAGATATTTTCCAAAGTTTATGATTGTATGAAAGAGCTGCAGAGTGGCCATTCATCTCCAATTTAGTGCTGCAGACTTGCAACAGGAGCATCCCCATTGCAGGGTGTGAATTTGGCTCATCGTTGTAAATGATGAATGGGAGCTCAGGCTGTGTGAAAACTTCATGCGCACACCCAAACATGTCAAACTCAAGTGTCTTCTGGGTTTCCTTAGGAATAACACCAGAGATGGACAAAGGGAGAAGGGAATCAGGAGGTTTCAGCATTTTGCAAGTGGCTCAAGGCTTCAAGCTAGTTTGTTTTTAGACAGAAATGGccacagcacacactgctgccTACTCTTGGCCACCTGATGAGACCTTTTGACAAAATTGAAGCAGAcagacacattaaaaaaaaaaaccaaaaaactagCCAGTCTCATTTCTCAGATGAGGTTCTGGATCTTGGCAGAATTTGCACTaagaaggaaaatttcttttgaAGTAACTGGAGATCACATTGGCTGAATCGAGGGCACTATCTTGGAGTTCAAGGAACTTTGCAGCCTAATTACAACTTGCACAGTTTTAGCTTTGCAGTTCAAATCTTTGCTTTACAACTGCTCTTCTTGTGCAGCAGGTACAAGAAGTATATGGCTATC
Encoded proteins:
- the ESYT3 gene encoding extended synaptotagmin-3 is translated as MAPRPAALPRLLLCSAARALLCLGPVYLAGYLGLSGSWLLLALALWLCWGLNRRGKRDRLAAALALLEDEREAVCRGLAARHLPAWVHFPDVERVEWLNKVLVQAWPYFGTIMEKTFKEVLEPKIRAKSVHLKTCTFTKIHFGEKCPRINGIKAYTKEIDRRQVTLDLQICYIGDCEIHMDISKFNLGVKGVQLYGTLRVILEPLLTDAPFVGAVTLFFMQKPHLEINWAGMSNLLDVPGINVMSDSLIQDFIAARLVLPNRVTVPLKKNMNIAHLRFPVPQGVIRVHLLEAENLVQKDNFLGAIRGKSDPYALLRVGTVQYRSKTVSRDLNPIWNETFEFVVHEVPGQDLEVDLYDEDPDKDDFMGSLLISLVDVMNDRTVDEWFPLSKTTSGHLHLKLEWLSLVNDQEKLHEDKKGLSTAILIVYLDSAFNLPKNHFEYSNGECGTKKIKNNKYLKKMEREPSSFVLLTVGNKTQKSKTCNFSKDPTWGQAFTFFVHSAHSQSLHIEIKDKERDSALGTSVVCLSHLLKDPGMTLDQRFQLDHSSSDSFIKMKLVLRALDVEEPDPQRVKAGVNASKLGPVHVMEKAGNQQKFSSPQVSKVPPMSKDSAALESLPKKDSGGEDLNAKDSSGAPVPSEIEIVSGLDEAEGKQNPEHGPPSALPSGAVAMPTLPILQEMRVAPSVTSLGSLPSSCFELSSSNLDIHNGTEMPLGEIQLTVRYASIRQSLVVLVNGCRNLVPSSNRGVDPYVRIYLLPDRRWTSRKKTSVKKKTLNPQYDEKFEFFESLENVKKRTLDIAVKNSRPFISQERKELGKVRIDLSREDLIKGFAQWYELTRSRRKKI